One window of Ktedonobacterales bacterium genomic DNA carries:
- the kdpA gene encoding potassium-transporting ATPase subunit KdpA, protein MAVTMRRFPLPTLKQSALIVVLAVAALIPLIWLVAIGLITFNAEVQVAILFGLVLLVTKPLGLYMYHIFRGDRTWLSPVLRPVERAIYWVCGIHQEQEQGWVGYTIAMLLFIVVGLLLLYLIERLQGVLPLNPEHVGGVEPGLAWNTAVSFSTNTNWQNYAGEQTMSYFTQMAGLAVHNFTSAAVGIVLAVAVVRGFTRRNARSLGNFWVDLTRCILYLLLPICIVGAIFLVSQGVIQNFNDYIVVHTLEGKTQTLAMGPVASQEIIKELGTNGGGFFNTNSAHPFENPNALTDLAEMFAILMIPAGLVYFFGKMAGSTRQGWALFGAMAFLYLVAVFIVIPAEQVGNPLLTTQHVGNQTFTVDQSIHTGTISSSGGNLEGKEVRFGITNSALWAVTTTVTSCGAVNSFLDSYTPLGGMIPLGNIALGEIVFGGTGSGLYGMIMFAILAVFIAGLMVGRTPEYLGKKIEGKEMKMAALALLILPLSILGFSAIASVTPVGVGPIHNAGPHGLSEILYTYHSTTGNNGSAFAGLGSNTPFYNWTQAFAMLIGRMLFVIPLMAIAGSVARKKIVPAGAGTLPTGGPLFSALLVGVILIVGALTFIPAYALGPIIEQLLMWAGKIF, encoded by the coding sequence ATGGCTGTCACGATGCGCAGATTCCCCCTCCCAACACTCAAGCAAAGCGCCTTGATCGTCGTGCTGGCGGTGGCGGCCCTGATCCCGCTCATCTGGCTGGTTGCCATCGGCCTGATTACGTTCAACGCCGAAGTTCAGGTTGCTATCCTCTTTGGGTTGGTGCTGCTGGTGACGAAACCGCTGGGCCTGTATATGTATCATATTTTTCGCGGCGACCGCACCTGGCTCTCGCCTGTGCTGCGCCCGGTGGAGCGAGCTATCTATTGGGTCTGTGGCATTCACCAGGAGCAAGAGCAAGGCTGGGTGGGCTATACCATTGCCATGCTCCTGTTTATAGTGGTTGGCTTGCTGCTGCTCTATCTGATTGAGCGCCTTCAGGGTGTCTTGCCGCTGAATCCTGAACATGTGGGAGGTGTTGAGCCAGGGCTGGCCTGGAATACCGCTGTCAGCTTTTCCACCAACACCAACTGGCAGAATTACGCTGGCGAGCAGACCATGAGTTACTTCACTCAGATGGCCGGGCTGGCCGTCCACAACTTCACTTCCGCTGCCGTTGGCATTGTCCTGGCGGTTGCGGTGGTGCGTGGCTTCACTCGCCGCAACGCCCGCTCACTGGGCAACTTCTGGGTTGATCTCACGCGCTGTATCCTGTACCTGCTGTTGCCCATCTGCATCGTCGGGGCTATCTTTCTAGTTTCGCAGGGCGTCATCCAGAACTTCAACGACTATATAGTCGTCCACACGCTGGAAGGCAAGACACAAACCCTGGCGATGGGTCCGGTGGCTTCGCAAGAGATCATCAAAGAATTGGGCACCAACGGCGGCGGCTTCTTCAATACCAACTCTGCCCATCCTTTTGAGAATCCCAACGCACTGACAGACCTGGCGGAGATGTTTGCCATCTTGATGATTCCGGCAGGTCTTGTCTACTTCTTTGGCAAGATGGCGGGAAGCACCAGACAGGGCTGGGCGCTCTTTGGCGCGATGGCCTTCCTTTATCTGGTGGCCGTCTTTATCGTCATCCCTGCCGAGCAGGTTGGCAATCCACTGTTGACGACGCAGCATGTCGGCAATCAGACGTTCACCGTTGACCAATCCATCCATACCGGAACCATCTCCTCTTCCGGGGGCAACCTGGAAGGCAAGGAGGTGCGCTTCGGCATCACCAATTCGGCGCTGTGGGCTGTGACCACGACGGTCACATCCTGCGGGGCAGTCAACAGCTTCCTTGATAGTTATACACCGCTGGGGGGCATGATCCCCTTGGGGAATATTGCCCTGGGCGAGATTGTCTTTGGCGGGACCGGCTCTGGGCTGTATGGCATGATCATGTTTGCCATCCTCGCGGTTTTTATTGCCGGGTTGATGGTGGGACGCACGCCCGAATATCTGGGCAAGAAAATCGAAGGCAAAGAAATGAAGATGGCAGCTCTGGCGCTGCTGATCTTACCCCTGAGCATCCTGGGCTTTTCCGCCATTGCCAGCGTTACTCCTGTGGGCGTCGGCCCCATTCACAATGCCGGGCCACACGGCCTCTCAGAAATCCTCTACACCTACCACTCCACCACTGGCAACAACGGGTCGGCCTTTGCCGGGTTGGGGAGCAACACGCCCTTCTACAACTGGACGCAGGCGTTTGCCATGCTCATCGGGCGCATGCTCTTCGTCATTCCGCTCATGGCAATCGCCGGGTCGGTTGCGCGAAAGAAGATCGTGCCAGCGGGAGCGGGAACTTTGCCCACCGGGGGACCGCTCTTCTCGGCGCTACTGGTTGGGGTGATCCTGATAGTTGGCGCCCTGACCTTCATCCCAGCCTATGCGCTTGGTCCGATTATCGAACAACTCTTGATGTGGGCAGGGAAGATATTCTAG
- a CDS encoding ATP-binding protein: MTLPSDQHEQLPEATAPVAPRGQVVHRVAPAPKPSRSYSLLFFLARFLFPASRVPGWKGYVAAALGVALASGVIGLIEQFIHIANISLIYLLVILWLATAFGWAPAFLASVLAFLAYDFFFIPPVHRLTVDDPAEWVTLFVFLITALVLGQLTALVQARAREVRESQQRTATLYALAQLVASTTDQQALLDALVQRVLDVFTPFGVRGCALFLPDPNKHLVMRAAAMGTLPPTTFNLEQREQSALAGWALTQASPVGQALRLQEGRRQQEYSLIYVPLQSRREVVGVLGFLGMPESRRLVSRLARLPERSATPLLAYSGRGPETELFEAFCDQIAPALERATLQQQAIHAEALRESNRLKDVLLGSVSHELRTPLASIQAAASSLLEPEVTWNQAEQQELLESITTSVGRLNRLVSNLLDLSRLEAGVAEPQKDWHFIDEIVATVLDRLDLAGQGRDHHLQVDIPDTIPLVPMDHEQIEQVLTNLIENALKYSPAGSVVRIQAQVKESPEEGTALEVRVSDQGIGIPASELQAIFDKFYRVQQVRLPWTKSRPPAGTGLGLAICANIIHAHGGRIWAEGLPGNGATFIFTLPMPAGGALTDVPPLEEREGRQPAYPPEVTAP; this comes from the coding sequence ACCGGGTTGCGCCAGCGCCCAAGCCGTCACGTTCCTATTCCCTGCTTTTCTTCCTGGCGCGTTTCCTCTTTCCAGCCTCGCGTGTGCCCGGGTGGAAAGGTTACGTTGCTGCGGCGCTGGGCGTTGCTCTGGCTTCTGGCGTCATTGGCCTCATCGAGCAATTCATCCATATCGCCAATATCTCGTTGATCTATTTGCTCGTCATCCTCTGGCTGGCAACCGCCTTCGGATGGGCGCCAGCGTTCCTGGCATCAGTGCTGGCCTTTCTGGCCTATGATTTTTTCTTCATCCCACCCGTTCATCGCCTGACGGTGGATGACCCTGCCGAGTGGGTAACGTTGTTCGTCTTCCTGATAACGGCGCTGGTCCTGGGCCAACTCACCGCGCTGGTGCAAGCACGCGCCCGCGAAGTGCGAGAGAGCCAGCAGCGAACCGCCACCCTCTATGCGCTGGCACAGTTGGTCGCCTCCACCACTGATCAGCAGGCGCTTCTGGATGCGCTGGTACAGCGTGTCCTCGATGTATTTACGCCCTTCGGAGTCAGGGGCTGCGCGCTTTTCTTGCCAGACCCCAACAAACATCTGGTGATGCGAGCGGCAGCAATGGGTACGCTCCCGCCAACTACTTTTAACCTGGAGCAGCGTGAGCAGTCTGCCCTCGCCGGATGGGCGTTGACGCAGGCGTCTCCTGTTGGGCAGGCCCTGCGCCTGCAAGAGGGGCGGCGCCAGCAGGAATACAGCCTCATCTATGTACCGCTGCAAAGTCGCCGCGAAGTGGTGGGCGTCCTGGGATTCCTGGGCATGCCAGAAAGTCGTCGCCTCGTCTCAAGACTGGCGCGCCTGCCAGAGCGGTCGGCTACCCCTCTCCTGGCGTATAGTGGGCGTGGCCCCGAAACAGAACTCTTTGAAGCCTTTTGCGACCAGATCGCCCCCGCCCTCGAACGGGCAACGCTCCAACAGCAGGCCATCCACGCCGAAGCCCTCCGCGAAAGTAATCGCCTCAAAGATGTGCTGCTCGGCTCGGTCAGTCACGAACTGCGAACGCCGCTGGCCTCCATCCAGGCAGCGGCCAGCAGCTTGTTGGAGCCTGAAGTGACCTGGAACCAGGCAGAACAACAGGAGTTGCTGGAATCCATCACTACCAGCGTTGGGCGGCTGAATCGTTTGGTGAGTAATTTGCTCGATCTCTCGCGGCTGGAAGCAGGGGTAGCAGAACCACAGAAAGACTGGCACTTCATTGACGAGATCGTAGCAACCGTACTCGACCGATTGGACCTGGCAGGGCAAGGACGGGATCACCACCTTCAGGTTGACATTCCTGATACAATACCGCTCGTGCCGATGGATCACGAGCAAATCGAGCAGGTGCTGACCAACCTGATCGAAAACGCCCTTAAATACTCCCCGGCAGGCAGTGTCGTTCGGATTCAAGCACAGGTGAAAGAGTCGCCAGAGGAGGGCACGGCATTGGAGGTGCGGGTTTCGGATCAGGGCATTGGTATCCCTGCTTCTGAATTGCAGGCCATCTTCGATAAATTCTATCGCGTGCAGCAAGTGCGCCTCCCCTGGACAAAGTCACGGCCACCAGCAGGCACGGGCCTGGGCCTTGCCATCTGCGCCAACATCATCCACGCGCATGGTGGGCGCATCTGGGCCGAAGGTCTGCCTGGCAATGGCGCAACGTTTATCTTTACCCTGCCCATGCCCGCTGGTGGCGCTCTCACAGATGTGCCTCCGCTGGAGGAGCGCGAGGGGCGCCAGCCCGCCTATCCACCGGAGGTCACTGCCCCATGA
- a CDS encoding response regulator transcription factor gives MNSDPDTPPEARAPRPQTPTGPQRGPSARVLVIDDEPEIWRAVRAGLTSAGFTVDWASTGAEGLELVARWHPDVIILDLALPDQDGIEVCRQVREWSQAPIIVLSVRGADADKVTALELGADDYLTKPFSMAELIVRVRVALRHMARAAGSSDREALFQTGALVIDFERRQVRMDGREIHLTPIEYDLLKYLAINAGRVLTHRAILRAVWGPAYEQEVRYLRVFFNQLRRKIEPDPSRPRYLLTELGIGYRLRVNEPPHSH, from the coding sequence ATGAACAGCGATCCTGACACCCCCCCTGAAGCGCGGGCGCCTCGCCCGCAGACTCCCACTGGACCACAGCGCGGCCCGTCGGCTCGTGTGCTGGTCATTGATGACGAGCCAGAAATCTGGCGGGCTGTGCGCGCCGGGCTGACCAGCGCCGGGTTCACTGTTGACTGGGCATCTACCGGCGCGGAGGGCCTTGAACTGGTAGCGCGCTGGCATCCTGATGTCATCATCCTCGACCTGGCTCTGCCCGATCAAGATGGTATCGAAGTCTGTCGGCAAGTGCGCGAATGGTCGCAGGCGCCCATCATTGTGCTTTCCGTGCGCGGCGCAGATGCCGACAAGGTGACGGCGTTGGAACTGGGCGCTGATGACTATCTCACCAAGCCGTTTAGCATGGCTGAATTGATCGTTCGCGTGCGGGTCGCCTTGCGCCATATGGCGCGCGCAGCGGGCAGCAGCGACCGCGAGGCCCTCTTCCAAACTGGCGCGCTGGTGATCGACTTTGAACGACGCCAGGTCAGGATGGATGGCCGGGAAATTCATCTGACACCTATCGAATATGACCTCCTCAAATATCTGGCGATCAACGCGGGCCGGGTACTTACCCATCGAGCCATTCTGCGGGCCGTCTGGGGACCGGCCTATGAACAAGAGGTGCGCTATCTGCGCGTCTTTTTCAACCAACTCCGCCGCAAGATCGAGCCTGATCCAAGCCGTCCCCGCTACCTCCTCACTGAACTGGGCATCGGCTATCGGTTGCGTGTCAACGAACCCCCTCACTCCCACTGA
- a CDS encoding universal stress protein, translating into MSTSLEERKPQRGRLRIYLGMAAGVGKTYAMLNEGRRRKGRGTDVVIGYVETHGRTLTEQQIGDLEVVRRKKVTYRGITLEEMDTEAVLARHPQVALVDELAHTNAPGSKNTKRYQDVEELLAAGITVISTLNIQHLEGLNDIVEAITGVRQRETLPDRILDEADEVELVDIAPDALRARLRHGNVYPPERALKALENYFSQSNLTALRELALRRTAEKTETQLEALMQGREEAGELAWATTATERVMVAFDGRSHSQQLLRDAWRLARGLKAPLLAVTVVTPRRFLPAHSPAVEQLSEQIRLAEDLGAEVLRVEGHDIAASLAKVARERHITQIVIGQPTRSRWHYLLYGSVVNRLLREPIGADIHVAPTGRHRT; encoded by the coding sequence ATGTCAACTTCTCTTGAAGAGAGGAAGCCACAACGGGGACGGCTGCGCATCTACCTGGGCATGGCCGCCGGAGTTGGCAAAACCTACGCGATGCTCAATGAAGGACGCCGACGCAAAGGGCGAGGAACAGATGTGGTCATCGGCTACGTGGAAACACATGGTCGGACCCTCACCGAGCAGCAAATCGGCGACCTCGAAGTGGTGCGGCGCAAGAAAGTAACGTATCGAGGCATCACGCTGGAAGAGATGGATACGGAGGCAGTACTGGCCCGGCATCCCCAGGTCGCGCTGGTTGATGAGTTGGCCCATACCAATGCCCCCGGCTCCAAAAACACCAAGCGATACCAGGATGTGGAGGAATTACTGGCGGCAGGCATTACCGTCATCTCTACCCTCAATATCCAGCATCTGGAGGGGCTGAATGATATTGTTGAGGCCATCACTGGCGTTCGCCAGCGTGAGACGCTGCCTGATCGCATTCTGGATGAGGCCGACGAGGTGGAACTTGTCGACATAGCCCCCGATGCCTTGCGGGCGCGCCTGCGTCATGGCAATGTTTACCCACCGGAGCGCGCTCTCAAGGCCCTGGAAAATTACTTCTCCCAGAGCAACTTGACGGCGCTGCGCGAACTGGCGCTCCGGCGCACAGCCGAAAAAACCGAGACCCAGCTTGAAGCACTGATGCAGGGCCGCGAGGAGGCTGGGGAGCTTGCCTGGGCCACGACCGCGACTGAGCGGGTGATGGTCGCCTTCGATGGCCGCTCGCATTCTCAGCAGTTGCTGCGCGATGCCTGGCGGCTGGCGCGTGGCCTCAAAGCGCCTCTCCTGGCCGTCACCGTTGTGACCCCGCGCCGTTTCCTCCCTGCCCACTCGCCAGCCGTCGAACAGTTGAGCGAGCAGATACGCCTGGCGGAAGACCTGGGAGCGGAGGTTCTGCGCGTGGAAGGACACGATATTGCGGCTAGCTTAGCAAAGGTCGCGCGTGAGCGGCATATCACCCAGATCGTGATTGGTCAACCTACCCGAAGCCGCTGGCATTATCTGCTCTATGGTTCGGTGGTGAACCGGCTCTTACGCGAGCCTATCGGGGCAGATATTCATGTGGCGCCGACAGGCCGCCACCGAACTTGA
- a CDS encoding response regulator codes for MARILVVEDEAPLRRIIVLNLVRRGHTVIEAEGVASAQEALAAFARQFDLILLDLNLPDRTGWDLLRALEQTNAPPYPEQAERARAPAVIIITAVRPVRSRLEAFHPVAVLLKPFPIEALLRLIQRVLGASSVELAEDAEDQYNPSEKERT; via the coding sequence ATGGCACGCATCCTGGTCGTGGAAGATGAAGCGCCGCTGCGGCGTATCATTGTCCTCAATCTGGTTCGGCGGGGCCACACGGTGATCGAGGCTGAGGGCGTTGCCTCTGCCCAGGAAGCGTTGGCCGCCTTTGCGCGGCAGTTCGATCTGATCTTGCTTGACCTGAACCTGCCCGACCGCACCGGATGGGATCTGCTGCGCGCGCTGGAACAGACCAATGCCCCACCTTATCCAGAGCAGGCTGAACGCGCCAGGGCGCCTGCGGTCATTATCATCACCGCCGTTCGTCCCGTGCGCAGCCGCCTGGAGGCATTTCATCCGGTTGCAGTGCTGCTTAAACCGTTTCCCATTGAGGCGCTGCTGCGCCTCATTCAGCGGGTGCTGGGCGCATCCTCTGTCGAACTAGCCGAGGATGCCGAAGATCAGTACAACCCCTCAGAAAAGGAGCGTACCTGA
- the kdpB gene encoding potassium-transporting ATPase subunit KdpB has product MSAYEENPSQAAPQASAKNVPVDPPETTGDGGKESVSSRRHKTSLFDRKILARAIIDSFIKLNPRAQARNPVMFVVEIGSVITTIEFVRALFDPSLRSDLGFTLAVSIWLWFTVLFANFAEAMAEGRGKAQADTLRRARTETQAKLLKEGARGRESPFILTPAPQLRKGNLVLVEAGDLIPGDGEVVEGVASVDESAITGESAPVIRESGGDRSAVTGGTRVLSDWIIVQIMSNPGETFLDRMIALVEGAARQKTPNEIALNILLASLTIIFLLAVVTLEPFAIYSGSPVSITILIALLVCLIPTTIGGLLSAIGIAGMDRLVQRNVLALSGRAVEAAGDVDVLLLDKTGTITLGNRMASEFIALPGVSEGELADAAQLASLSDETPEGRSIVVLAKARYQLRGREVAAHNMTFIPFSAQTRMSGVDLDTPNGTRRQIRKGAGDAVAAFVQEAGGQNPKELAPIVERIARAGGTPLVVAENDRTLGVIYLKDIVKGGMRQRFEQLRKVGIRTVMITGDNPLTAAAIAREAGVDDFLAQATPETKLKLIKQEQEGGRLVAMTGDGTNDAPALAQADVGVAMNTGTQAAKEAGNMVDLDSNPTKLIEIVEVGKQLLITRGALTTFSIANDVAKYFAIIPAMFSVAYPALNSLNIMRLTTPHSAILSAVIFNALIIVALIPLALRGVKYRPLGAAAILQRNLIIYGIGGIIAPFLGIKAIDLILAALGLA; this is encoded by the coding sequence ATGTCAGCATACGAAGAGAACCCATCACAGGCAGCGCCTCAAGCGTCGGCCAAAAATGTGCCGGTAGACCCTCCAGAGACGACCGGGGATGGCGGGAAGGAGAGCGTGAGCAGCCGCCGACACAAGACCTCGCTCTTTGATCGCAAAATCCTGGCGCGGGCGATCATTGATTCGTTCATCAAGCTCAATCCGCGTGCGCAGGCGCGCAACCCGGTCATGTTCGTAGTGGAAATCGGCAGCGTCATCACGACTATTGAGTTTGTCCGCGCGCTGTTTGATCCGTCGCTGCGCAGCGACCTGGGCTTTACGCTGGCCGTCTCCATCTGGCTCTGGTTTACGGTACTCTTTGCCAACTTTGCCGAGGCGATGGCTGAGGGGCGCGGCAAAGCTCAGGCCGATACCTTGCGCCGCGCCCGCACCGAAACCCAGGCTAAGCTGCTCAAAGAGGGGGCCAGAGGACGCGAGAGTCCATTTATCCTGACGCCCGCGCCGCAGTTGCGCAAAGGCAATCTGGTGCTGGTCGAAGCGGGAGACCTGATCCCCGGCGATGGCGAAGTGGTCGAAGGCGTCGCGTCCGTTGATGAATCGGCCATCACGGGCGAGTCGGCGCCGGTCATCCGCGAGAGCGGCGGGGACCGTTCGGCAGTCACGGGCGGAACGAGGGTTCTGTCCGATTGGATCATTGTCCAGATCATGTCCAATCCAGGTGAAACCTTTCTGGATCGCATGATTGCGCTGGTCGAAGGCGCGGCCAGACAAAAGACGCCCAACGAGATTGCGCTCAACATTCTGCTGGCGAGCCTGACCATCATCTTCCTGCTGGCGGTGGTGACGTTGGAACCGTTTGCCATCTATTCAGGCAGCCCGGTCTCGATTACCATCTTGATCGCCTTACTCGTCTGTCTGATTCCTACCACGATTGGTGGGCTGCTCTCGGCTATTGGCATCGCGGGCATGGACCGGCTGGTCCAGCGCAATGTGCTGGCGCTGAGTGGGCGCGCTGTTGAGGCTGCGGGCGATGTTGATGTCTTGCTGCTGGATAAAACCGGCACCATCACGCTGGGCAACCGCATGGCAAGCGAGTTCATCGCGCTGCCAGGGGTCAGCGAAGGGGAACTGGCCGACGCGGCCCAACTGGCCTCGCTCAGCGATGAAACGCCGGAGGGCCGCTCGATTGTGGTGCTGGCGAAAGCGCGCTATCAGTTGCGCGGGCGCGAGGTGGCCGCGCATAACATGACCTTCATCCCTTTCAGCGCCCAGACGCGCATGAGCGGGGTCGATCTGGATACGCCAAATGGCACGCGGCGCCAGATTCGCAAAGGCGCGGGCGATGCGGTGGCCGCCTTTGTGCAAGAGGCTGGAGGGCAGAACCCCAAGGAGTTGGCCCCCATTGTCGAACGCATCGCGCGGGCGGGCGGCACGCCGCTGGTTGTGGCCGAGAATGACCGCACGCTCGGCGTCATCTATCTCAAAGACATCGTCAAGGGCGGCATGCGCCAGCGTTTCGAGCAACTGCGCAAGGTGGGCATCCGCACCGTGATGATTACCGGCGACAACCCGCTGACCGCCGCTGCCATCGCCAGAGAAGCGGGAGTTGATGACTTTCTGGCTCAGGCCACGCCAGAGACCAAGCTGAAACTCATCAAACAAGAGCAGGAGGGGGGCAGGCTCGTCGCCATGACGGGCGATGGCACCAACGACGCGCCCGCGCTGGCACAGGCCGATGTGGGCGTGGCGATGAACACCGGCACCCAGGCCGCCAAAGAGGCGGGCAACATGGTCGATCTGGACTCCAATCCCACCAAGCTGATTGAGATTGTCGAGGTTGGCAAGCAGTTGCTGATCACGCGCGGCGCGCTGACGACATTCAGCATCGCCAACGATGTGGCGAAGTACTTCGCTATCATTCCGGCGATGTTCTCTGTTGCCTATCCGGCGCTGAACAGCCTCAACATCATGCGCCTGACGACGCCCCACAGCGCCATCCTTTCCGCCGTGATCTTCAACGCCCTCATCATCGTCGCGCTGATTCCGCTGGCGCTGCGCGGGGTAAAGTACCGCCCGCTGGGAGCGGCAGCCATCTTGCAGCGCAATCTGATTATCTACGGTATCGGAGGAATCATCGCCCCATTCCTGGGGATCAAGGCCATTGACCTGATCCTGGCCGCCCTGGGTCTGGCATAG
- a CDS encoding potassium-transporting ATPase subunit F produces the protein MVFMLEYLLVGIVALLVGIYLFAALLRPDWF, from the coding sequence ATGGTCTTCATGTTGGAGTACCTTCTTGTGGGGATCGTGGCGCTGCTCGTCGGCATCTATCTGTTTGCCGCCCTGCTGCGGCCCGACTGGTTCTAG
- the kdpC gene encoding potassium-transporting ATPase subunit KdpC, with protein sequence MSKQPQDSHLEEAPEAAAETPPATPRGRGKLILDYLRPAIVLTLVMTIILGFAYPLVITGVAQVLFNYQANGSLVTNNGQTIGSEQIGQEWTDPRYFHGRPSATLSNDGSQSQPYNGANSSASNNGPTSSNLQAEVQAELKLLKEEEACNVPGTPIPVDLVTSSGSGLDPDISVAGAMYQACRVAKERGMLLKQVQDLIQSHIHDRNLGVLGEPYVNVLELNLALDG encoded by the coding sequence ATGAGCAAGCAACCGCAAGACTCTCATCTCGAAGAAGCCCCAGAAGCCGCTGCTGAAACCCCGCCAGCCACACCGCGCGGGCGCGGGAAACTCATCCTTGATTATCTGCGGCCCGCCATTGTCCTGACGCTGGTGATGACTATCATCCTGGGATTCGCCTATCCCCTGGTGATTACCGGTGTGGCGCAGGTGCTATTCAACTATCAGGCTAATGGCAGCCTGGTCACTAACAATGGGCAGACCATCGGCTCCGAACAGATTGGGCAGGAGTGGACGGACCCCAGGTACTTTCACGGGCGGCCATCGGCAACACTGAGCAATGATGGCTCGCAGTCCCAACCCTATAACGGCGCAAACTCCAGCGCCTCGAATAATGGTCCGACCAGCAGCAATCTGCAAGCCGAGGTGCAGGCAGAACTCAAGCTGCTCAAAGAAGAGGAGGCATGTAACGTCCCCGGAACCCCGATTCCGGTCGATCTCGTGACCAGTTCGGGATCAGGGCTGGACCCCGATATTTCTGTTGCAGGAGCCATGTATCAGGCGTGCCGCGTGGCAAAAGAGCGCGGGATGCTGTTGAAGCAGGTGCAAGATCTCATCCAGAGCCACATCCATGACCGCAACCTGGGCGTGCTTGGCGAACCGTATGTCAACGTGCTGGAACTCAACCTGGCGCTGGACGGCTAA